One window from the genome of Megalobrama amblycephala isolate DHTTF-2021 linkage group LG4, ASM1881202v1, whole genome shotgun sequence encodes:
- the fancg gene encoding Fanconi anemia group G protein isoform X1, with translation MHPKQQVALYHLYRLYRLEEEGKFESDEEGISCGFNTVHLKWYLLTIFRVVDMSAAIPCLVDRWSEENNNIMLTWKQNEDNLEPSQDIRKRCCSESLKLLQKIQGVPADTERLKLEMTVSYNTLLFSLGFSNPSEIEESLNHTLLRALEAAGSQVSCCDPVRLWEAVLQTFGTSVYAPFVHRLLLIQWALWLMHCQLERILTLLTQINHKREHSAPVNLQTETRNLALSMEEDSSLRVAMAAKDLKDLLHICTVICQGVEQMKMEKFSEALEAFQEAKGLPSPRSLLAQIHTLTGQSFAKLGQPHCALHFYRKAVEVDCACHSALYQSALVFRQLGNSKAEIEALHLLYSAVQLQSDKSSPSASLVSPAMLLGGEQMTFISKVPSSSIILHILAHTCVFNGSISDGVEYYLDLLASLQSDGKNLVSTADGTSFPRIPVVYLEAGFALLKAQRYSDALVVCEEVITSTLDLIPERLLLDAVEKQKISDSDVVLDKVDFVLWAGAAHLLQAQAHWKLKDTKEAITNFTRAINQLVKVFIKQKDWKQKHLGNTEAMVERMVTLEAAKGQALAGRGLCFLERGQLKEALRDLHLSLQMSPGCKNTEMWLTEVLWRLDRREEASAHWREAHSTSDTPKSINLPLYLQAWQEDTAFDFTDLKKKIDEYIHAKNVMT, from the exons ATGCATCCCAAACAGCAGGTGGCGCTGTATCATTTGTATCGTTTGTATAGACTTGAGGAGGAGGGAAAGTTCGAATCAGATGAGGAAGGAATAAGCTGTGGATTTAATACTGTACACTTGAAATGGTATCTGTTAACTATATTTCGAGTCGTTGACATGTCTGCTGCTATTCCCTGTTTAGTTGATAGATGGAGTGAGGAGAATAACAACATAATGTTGACTTGGAAG CAAAATGAAGATAACCTTGAGCCAAGTCAGGATATTCGGAAGCGATGCTGTTCAGAAAGCCTTAAACTGCTTCAGAAAATTCAAG GAGTTCCAGCAGATACTGAACGACTCAAACTTGAAATGACAGTTTCATATAATACGCTTTTATTCTCGTTGGGTTTCTCCAACCCCAGTGAGATTGAGGAGAGTCTCAACCACACATTATTAAGAG CTTTAGAGGCTGCAGGATCTCAGGTGTCCTGTTGTGATCCAGTGAGGTTGTGGGAGGCTGTTCTACAGACTTTTGGCACCTCAGTCTATGCGCCTTTTGTCCACAGACTTCTGCTGATTCAGTGGGCGCTGTGGCTCATGCACTGTCAGTTAGAGAGAATTCTTACTCTTCTGACACAAATTAACCACaag AGAGAGCATTCAGCACCTGTGAATCTGCAGACAGAAACACGAAACCTTGCTTTGAGCATGGAAGAAGACTCCTCGCTAAGGGTTGCAATGGCAGCAAAGGACCTCAAGGATCTTTTGCACATCTGCACTGTGATATGTCAAG GGGTTGAACAGATGAAGATGGAGAAATTTTCTGAAGCCCTTGAGGCTTTTCAGGAGGCTAAAGGCCTCCCAAGTCCCAGAAGTCTCTTGGCGCAGATCCACACCCTTACAGGCCAGAGTTTTGCTAAGCTT GGTCAGCCCCACTGTGCTCTCCACTTTTATCGGAAGGCTGTGGAGGTGGATTGTGCATGCCATAGTGCCCTTTATCAAAGTGCTCTGGTGTTTAGACAGCTTGGCAATTCAAAGGCAGAAATTGAGGCCTTGCATCTTCTTTACTCA GCAGTCCAGCTGCAGTCTGATAAAAGTTCACCTAGTGCGTCACTGGTCTCTCCAGCTATGCTGCTTGGTGGTGAACAGATGACCTTCATTAGCAAAGTCCCTTCCTCATCTATTATTCTTCACATTTTGGCTCACACATGTGTGTTCAATGGCAG TATTTCAGATGGTGTTGAGTACTATCTTGATCTGTTGGCGTCACTGCAGTCAGATGGCAAAAATCTT GTATCCACAGCGGATGGCACTTCTTTTCCCAGAATCCCAGTGGTCTACCTTGAAGCAGGATTTGCTTTGTTGAAAGCTCAAAGGTATAGTGATGCTCTTGTGGTCTGCGAGGAGGTCATCACCAGCACTTTAGACTTAATTCCCGAGAGGCTGCTGCTTGATGCcgttgaaaaacaaaaaatatctgaCTCCGATGTTGTACTCGACAAGGTTGACTTTGTGTTATGGGCTGGTGCGGCCCATCTCCTTCAAGCACAAGCCCACTGGAAACTGAAGGACACCAAAGAGGCTATTACAAACTTTACAAG AGCGATTAATCAGTTGGTGAAAGTGTTTATTAAACAGAAAG ACTGGAAACAAAAACATCTTGGAAACACTGAAGCAATGGTTGAAAGAATGGTGACTTTGGAAGCAGCAAAAGGACAAGCACTAGCTGGTAGAGGGCTCTGCTTTTTGGAAAGAGGTCAATTGAAGGAGGCCCTGAGAGATCTTCATCTCAGTCTCCAGATGTCACCAG GTTGTAAGAATACTGAAATGTGGCTAACTGAGGTCTTGTGGAGGCTTGATCGTAGAGAGGAAGCATCagcacactggagagaagcccaTAGTACTTCAGATACACCTAAGTCAAT AAACCTACCACTGTATTTGCAAGCGTGGCAAGAGGACACAGCTTTTGACTTCACTGACTTGAAAAAGAAAATAGACGAATACATTCATGCCAAAAATGTAATGACATAG
- the LOC125267024 gene encoding transitional endoplasmic reticulum ATPase — MASGGESKNDDLSTAILKQKNRPNRLIVDESINEDNSVVSLSQAKMDELQLFRGDTVLLKGKKRRETVCIVLSDDTCSDEKVRMNRVVRNNLRVRLGDVISIQPCPDVKYGKRIHVLPIDDTVEGITGNLFEVYLKPYFLEAYRPIRKGDIFLVRGGMRAVEFKVVETDPSPYCIVAPDTVIHCEGEPIKREDEEESLNEVGYDDIGGVRKQLAQIKEMVELPLRHPALFKAIGVKPPRGILLYGPPGTGKTLIARAVANETGAFFFLINGPEIMSKLAGESESNLRKAFEEAEKNAPAIIFIDELDAIAPKREKTHGEVERRIVSQLLTLMDGLKQRAHVIVMAATNRPNSIDPALRRFGRFDREVDIGIPDATGRLEILQIHTKNMKLADDVDLEQVANETHGHVGADLAALCSEAALQAIRKKMDLIDLEDETIDAEVMNSLAVTMDDFRWALSQSNPSALRETVVEVPNITWEDIGGLEDVKRELQELVQYPVEHPDKFLKFGMTPSKGVLFYGPPGCGKTLLAKAIANECQANFISIKGPELLTMWFGESEANVREIFDKARQAAPCVLFFDELDSIAKARGGNVGDGGGAADRVINQILTEMDGMSSKKNVFIIGATNRPDIIDPAILRPGRLDQLIYIPLPDEKSRISILKANLRKSPISKDVDLDFLAKMTNGFSGADLTEICQRACKLAIRESIENEIRRERERQTNPSAMEVEEDDPVPEIRKDHFEEAMRFARRSVSDNDIRKYEMFAQTLQQSRGFGSFRFPSSNQGGSGPSQGSSGGGGGTVFNEDNDDDLYG; from the exons ATGGCTTCGGGTGGAGA ATCCAAAAATGATGATCTTTCCACTGCCATTCTGAAGCAGAAGAACAGGCCAAATAGGTTGATCGTTGATGAGTCCATCAATGAAGACAACagtgttgtgtctctctctcag GCAAAGATGGATGAGCTCCAGCTCTTTAGGGGGGACACAGTGCTGTTGAAGGGCAAAAAACGGCGGGAGACTGTTTGCATCGTCCTGTCTGATGACACCTGCTCTGACGAAAAGGTTCGCATGAACAGGGTGGTCCGCAACAACCTCAGGGTGCGCCTTGGTGATGTTATCAG TATTCAGCCATGTCCAGATGTGAAGTATGGAAAGCGCATTCACGTTCTGCCAATCGATGACACAGTGGAAGGCATCACAGGCAATCTGTTTGAGGTCTATCTCAAGCCTTACTTCCTGGAGGCTTATCGGCCAATCCGTAAAG GTGATATTTTCCTGGTCAGAGGAGGCATGCGTGCTGTGGAGTTCAAAGTGGTGGAGACTGACCCCAGCCCGTACTGTATTGTGGCCCCAGACACAGTGATCCACTGTGAGGGGGAACCTATTAAGAGAGAG GATGAGGAAGAGTCTCTGAATGAGGTGGGTTATGATGACATCGGAGGGGTCAGAAAACAGCTCGCCCAAATCAAAGAAATGGTGGAGCTGCCTCTGAGACACCCAGCTCTCTTCAAGGCTATTGGAGTGAAG CCTCCCCGTGGCATTCTGCTGTACGGACCACCTGGAACTGGAAAGACTCTCATAGCTCGTGCTGTGGCAAACGAAACTGGAGCATTCTTCTTCCTCATCAATG GCCCTGAGATCATGAGTAAACTGGCAGGTGAATCTGAGAGCAATTTGCGCAAAGCTTTTGAAGAAGCAGAGAAGAATGCGCCAGCCATCATCTTTATTGATGAACTTGATGCCATTGCACCCAAAAGAGAGAAG ACTCATGGTGAGGTGGAGAGGCGCATTGTGTCTCAGCTGCTCACTTTGATGGATGGACTGAAGCAGAGGGCTCATGTCATCGTCATGGCAGCCACTAACAGACCCAACAGCATTGACCCAGCTCTCAGGCGATTCG GTCGCTTTGATAGAGAGGTGGACATCGGCATTCCAGACGCTACTGGAAGACTTGAGATACTTCagattcacaccaagaacatgAAGCTTGCAGATGATGTTGATCTGGAGCAG GTGGCGAATGAAACCCATGGCCATGTGGGTGCTGATCTGGCCGCCCTTTGCTCAGAGGCTGCTCTGCAAGCCATCCGTAAGAAAATGGACCTCATTGATCTGGAGGATGAGACCATCGACGCAGAGGTTATGAACTCCTTGGCTGTTACAATGGATGACTTCAGG TGGGCTCTTAGCCAGAGCAACCCCTCTGCCCTGAGAGAGACCGTGGTGGAGGTGCCCAACATCACCTGGGAGGATATTGGTGGCCTTGAAGATGTCAAGAGAGAGCTGCAGGAGCTGGTGCAG TACCCAGTGGAACATCCAGACAAATTCCTTAAGTTTGGCATGACCCCATCCAAGGGTGTGCTGTTCTATGGACCACCAGGTTGTGGTAAAACCCTACTGGCCAAGGCCATTGCCAATGAGTGCCAGGCCAACTTCATCTCAATCAAGGGCCCAGAACTGCTCACTATGTGGTTTGGAGAATCAGAGGCTAATGTCCGTGAAATCTTCGATAAG GCTCGTCAAGCTGCTCCTTGTGTGCTCTTCTTTGATGAATTGGACTCCATTGCTAAAGCTCGTGGTGGAAATGTTGGTGACGGTGGTGGAGCAGCTGACAGAGTTATTAACCAGATCCTCACAGAAATGGATGGTATGTCCAGCAAGAAGAACGTCTTTATCATTGGGGCCACCAACAGACCAGACATCATTGACCCTGCCATCCTCAGGCCAGGCCGACTGGACCAGCTTATCTACATCCCACTGCCTGACGAGAAGTCTCGCATTTCCATTCTCAAAGCTAACCTCAGGAAGTCTCCAATTTCAAAG GACGTGGACCTGGACTTCTTGGCCAAGATGACCAATGGCTTCTCAGGCGCTGACTTGACTGAGATCTGTCAGAGAGCCTGTAAACTGGCCATCCGCGAGTCCATTGAGAATGAGATCAGACGGGAACGTGAGAGGCAGACCAACCCTTCTGCAATG GAAGTGGAGGAGGATGACCCTGTGCCTGAGATAAGGAAGGACCATTTTGAGGAGGCTATGCGCTTTGCCCGTCGCTCCGTCAGTGATAATGACATCCGCAAATACGAGATGTTCGCACAGACCCTGCAACAAAGCAGAGGCTTTGGCAGTTTCAG attCCCATCCAGTAACCAAGGAGGAAGTGGACCAAGTCAGGGCTCCTCTGGTGGAGGCGGAGGCACCGTCTTCAATGAGGACAACGATGATGATCTTTATGGATAA
- the fancg gene encoding Fanconi anemia group G protein isoform X2, protein MHPKQQVALYHLYRLYRLEEEGKFESDEEGISCGFNTVHLKWYLLTIFRVVDMSAAIPCLVDRWSEENNNIMLTWKQNEDNLEPSQDIRKRCCSESLKLLQKIQGVPADTERLKLEMTVSYNTLLFSLGFSNPSEIEESLNHTLLRALEAAGSQVSCCDPVRLWEAVLQTFGTSVYAPFVHRLLLIQWALWLMHCQLERILTLLTQINHKREHSAPVNLQTETRNLALSMEEDSSLRVAMAAKDLKDLLHICTVICQGVEQMKMEKFSEALEAFQEAKGLPSPRSLLAQIHTLTGQSFAKLGQPHCALHFYRKAVEVDCACHSALYQSALVFRQLGNSKAEIEALHLLYSAVQLQSDKSSPSASLVSPAMLLGGEQMTFISKVPSSSIILHILAHTCVFNGSISDGVEYYLDLLASLQSDGKNLVSTADGTSFPRIPVVYLEAGFALLKAQRYSDALVVCEEVITSTLDLIPERLLLDAVEKQKISDSDVVLDKVDFVLWAGAAHLLQAQAHWKLKDTKEAITNFTRAINQLVKVFIKQKDWKQKHLGNTEAMVERMVTLEAAKGQALAGRGLCFLERGQLKEALRDLHLSLQMSPGCKNTEMWLTEVLWRLDRREEASAHWREAHSTSDTPKSINLPLYLQAWQEDTAFDFTDLKKKIDEYIHAKNM, encoded by the exons ATGCATCCCAAACAGCAGGTGGCGCTGTATCATTTGTATCGTTTGTATAGACTTGAGGAGGAGGGAAAGTTCGAATCAGATGAGGAAGGAATAAGCTGTGGATTTAATACTGTACACTTGAAATGGTATCTGTTAACTATATTTCGAGTCGTTGACATGTCTGCTGCTATTCCCTGTTTAGTTGATAGATGGAGTGAGGAGAATAACAACATAATGTTGACTTGGAAG CAAAATGAAGATAACCTTGAGCCAAGTCAGGATATTCGGAAGCGATGCTGTTCAGAAAGCCTTAAACTGCTTCAGAAAATTCAAG GAGTTCCAGCAGATACTGAACGACTCAAACTTGAAATGACAGTTTCATATAATACGCTTTTATTCTCGTTGGGTTTCTCCAACCCCAGTGAGATTGAGGAGAGTCTCAACCACACATTATTAAGAG CTTTAGAGGCTGCAGGATCTCAGGTGTCCTGTTGTGATCCAGTGAGGTTGTGGGAGGCTGTTCTACAGACTTTTGGCACCTCAGTCTATGCGCCTTTTGTCCACAGACTTCTGCTGATTCAGTGGGCGCTGTGGCTCATGCACTGTCAGTTAGAGAGAATTCTTACTCTTCTGACACAAATTAACCACaag AGAGAGCATTCAGCACCTGTGAATCTGCAGACAGAAACACGAAACCTTGCTTTGAGCATGGAAGAAGACTCCTCGCTAAGGGTTGCAATGGCAGCAAAGGACCTCAAGGATCTTTTGCACATCTGCACTGTGATATGTCAAG GGGTTGAACAGATGAAGATGGAGAAATTTTCTGAAGCCCTTGAGGCTTTTCAGGAGGCTAAAGGCCTCCCAAGTCCCAGAAGTCTCTTGGCGCAGATCCACACCCTTACAGGCCAGAGTTTTGCTAAGCTT GGTCAGCCCCACTGTGCTCTCCACTTTTATCGGAAGGCTGTGGAGGTGGATTGTGCATGCCATAGTGCCCTTTATCAAAGTGCTCTGGTGTTTAGACAGCTTGGCAATTCAAAGGCAGAAATTGAGGCCTTGCATCTTCTTTACTCA GCAGTCCAGCTGCAGTCTGATAAAAGTTCACCTAGTGCGTCACTGGTCTCTCCAGCTATGCTGCTTGGTGGTGAACAGATGACCTTCATTAGCAAAGTCCCTTCCTCATCTATTATTCTTCACATTTTGGCTCACACATGTGTGTTCAATGGCAG TATTTCAGATGGTGTTGAGTACTATCTTGATCTGTTGGCGTCACTGCAGTCAGATGGCAAAAATCTT GTATCCACAGCGGATGGCACTTCTTTTCCCAGAATCCCAGTGGTCTACCTTGAAGCAGGATTTGCTTTGTTGAAAGCTCAAAGGTATAGTGATGCTCTTGTGGTCTGCGAGGAGGTCATCACCAGCACTTTAGACTTAATTCCCGAGAGGCTGCTGCTTGATGCcgttgaaaaacaaaaaatatctgaCTCCGATGTTGTACTCGACAAGGTTGACTTTGTGTTATGGGCTGGTGCGGCCCATCTCCTTCAAGCACAAGCCCACTGGAAACTGAAGGACACCAAAGAGGCTATTACAAACTTTACAAG AGCGATTAATCAGTTGGTGAAAGTGTTTATTAAACAGAAAG ACTGGAAACAAAAACATCTTGGAAACACTGAAGCAATGGTTGAAAGAATGGTGACTTTGGAAGCAGCAAAAGGACAAGCACTAGCTGGTAGAGGGCTCTGCTTTTTGGAAAGAGGTCAATTGAAGGAGGCCCTGAGAGATCTTCATCTCAGTCTCCAGATGTCACCAG GTTGTAAGAATACTGAAATGTGGCTAACTGAGGTCTTGTGGAGGCTTGATCGTAGAGAGGAAGCATCagcacactggagagaagcccaTAGTACTTCAGATACACCTAAGTCAAT AAACCTACCACTGTATTTGCAAGCGTGGCAAGAGGACACAGCTTTTGACTTCACTGACTTGAAAAAGAAAATAGACGAATACATTCATGCCAAAAAT ATGTAA